The genome window ATAGATAGTTTTTAAGTCTTTTCGATCTATCATATTTATAAAAAACTAATCATATAGTTAAGCGGTTAGCTAATTATGCACGAGCACATATAGTATGTGGTCTTCAAGGaggaatatttctttttttttttcaaaattctctGAACTAGTTTATTAAACTGATTTAGATAAATGGAAAGATTAATTAGGTAGTTAACCAATTAGCTAATTATGCAAGAGCACATATAGTGCATGGTCTTTCACGAGGaatgtttcttttttattttttcaaaattcTCTTAACATATTATTCAtgaaaaaatcacatagtaaaagTATAATTATTCATTCATGAAAAGAATTCAGGATAATTTCCCAAAAATCAATTAGCACTTTTTTTCGATAAATTATTCTTATAAATCTTTATCATCCAAATCAGAATTTCTGAGTAGGCCCTTTTGAGTCAATCATGAGGGAGGGGAAATGAGTATTcgtgaaagataaatatattgCGGAGTCAGGAGAAGAAGACGAGGAATGAGCAGAGTCGTTCCCCGTCTTCTCTTCTTAtttctgatagaagataagaaaatctctttattctgttgaggaagaTCCTcctctatataaattttttaataaagcttctttaataattgttcttatcttctattattttcatcatggtatcagagtaatGAAAAAagtgaagcttcgctcttgccttcggccttCGCCCTTACCTTCGACCATCGACCAACGTCGCTGTAGCCAAATTCCTAAGAGGcttgccctcacagcaacagtaATCGCAATAGCagtagcgatctgctcttgctctactcacgactctcacttgtaaaccattctttgcatcgatccaaaattggtatccttgacagtaGTACCATTTTGCAGGGGCATGATAGAAAATAAGAACAATTATAGaagagggatatgttaatgtattcaagcttccTCTACTCACGACTctcgggcatgatagaagataagaacaattatatgagagggatatgttaatgaattcaagctttttcacttcttcgataaagcttcttcaataattattcttatcttctattattttcatcgatTTTCTTCACGTGCAGGTGGAGGTTCGTCTGTGTGATGCCTCTTCTACTGTTGTTGCGTTGAGTCGGAGCGCCGCGTGACGCATGTAGAGGCTGTGTGCTGCTTTGTGCCTCCCCTCCGATTCACAGCCTTGGGAGGTGGTCGAACTCATCGCCCTCCCCTTCGTTCATCCAACTCAActcctgttctctctctctctctcactcaacgGTTCCAGTTTAACCAAGGTCGGATGAGACATCGACGGTGAATGTTTCTCTCTGAGGTCACAAGTCAGTTTCATCTCCTATCAAGTCATTCGAACTTTTCCTTTTTCATCGTATACTCAAATATATATTGGTTCAAGACATTTCCTCCGTCCAAATTAAGCTCATTTTGAATCTTCCGCACTATATATACTACtgtagacgagagagagagagagagagaacaaatggCATCATCATCCACATAAGAAGACTGCAAATGATCACGAGTGCCTTGACTCGTTCTGCCACGGTTTACAAGGTCAGCAGTAGGGATCAGAACAAATGCTCAGTACCTCTAATCGTATCGGATCATCGGGACGTCTCTGTGAACCACCGTGTTTTTCTGCAACACAATCTCACCAGAATGAGAACACCATGGTTGAGCTTCATATTTGCGTCCACACCAACCTCTTTTGGTGGTGAAGGGCTTAGCAAAGATAGCGTTGAAGCCATACGGGCTGAAAGAGTTGATTGACGATAAAAGAAAGGGTTAATACAAacctcgatgaatcataaaagtTAGTACAGATCAACTTCGCGGCTCAAAGGCAAACATCAGTAATCAGTAAGGCAGTCAGTCCAGAGTTGAAAGAAATCTTCTTAAATAAGATATGATCTTAATTTGTTTTTGTTTAAATTCTTTTTCATATGTGGATGATAGATGACTGAAATCTCAATTCTTGACCGGAATGAACATCAAATGTTCTTCCATCCCTTATATCTCTCGGATAGACAAACATAGAGGAAGGGTAAAGCTTTTGAGTTTTTCATCCAATCTTGCAAATACATTGTTTTTGTTACTTTTGGGCCCTAACATCAATATGTCTAAAGACTTGCTCACGTAgatgaaatatgatatttgtttATTTATGTTCTTAATCGGCAACTGACACCAAACAACACTGCAGCGTCGTTCATTTATGGCttcagagagagaggagagagagagagagagagacaggtaAATGAAGTGCAGCAGAGGCCGGCAGGCAGGGCATACGACCCACTTGGTTTCCAGGAGTGACTTTGGCTTCAGCGCCATGAGAACCCATCTCTGTCCTCGCCTTTGTCCTCCCACCGAGAACGAGAGAATCTATGTGATAAGAACGAAAGCTGAGTGGGTGCTGCTGCTTTATTCAACGAGGCCATCAGCCACTTGGTTTTTGTGCCAGTGGAATGGGGTCTCGGTTTTGGCAAACCTTACCACCTTGTCTCTTAGGGAGAACGAAAGCGCCTCCATAAAGAATGAATACAAAACACAAGCAAATTAAAGGGTTTGTTCAACAAGCTATTTGtaggtaaaaaaataaattattttttgagaCAGCGAGATCTGTCCCCATGCGaccaataaaaaatgaaattttaatatcttatctTGAAAAAATGACACATGCAAATGATGTTTCGAATGTCGACTCGATACTTAATAATCTttgtaaatttttaaatttcttaaatgATCATGTTGAATTATTTTTTGAGACAACTAAATCGATCCATAAGAGAtgaataaaagataaaatttatgataatatatcGTGAAAAGATGTCACAAGTAATAAATGATGCTTCCTAGTTAAGTAATCATTTTTGtaaatttaatttataataatgAAAGTTCATATCTCACGCGAAGGGAGATGTCACTGTATTAGTTTTTTAGACAACTAAATTGGTTCCAAGGGGatgaataaaagataaaaatcttaaaactttattgtgAAAGATGTCATAAACAAATGATGCTTCATAGTCAAGGAATCATCTTGTTAGTTTGATATATGACAAcctttataaatttaatttatcaatgATGAGAACTCGGATTTCTAAAACAATCATGCAAAGAAAGATATTGTTAAATTGTTTTTTTGAGAAAACTAAATCGATCCATAGGGGATGAATAATTTGATATATGACAACATTTGTAAATTTAATTTGTCAATGTTGAGAACTCAGATTTCTAAAACGATCATGCGAAGGAagatattattgaattatttttttctgaaaaaacTAAAACTATCCACAAGGGacgaataaaagataaaaattttaataatttattatgaaaagaaatcataatcaaatatgtTTCGTAGTCAAGGAATTATCTTGTTGACTTGATACCTGACAACCgtcataattaaattattaatgttGCGGACTGCGATTTCTAAAATGATCAATCACACAAGCGAAGATGCGACAAATCATGCTAACAATGTAGTGCACATTGAACTTCAATAAATTCGAAAAAGCTTTTACGTCATTCCACGATAATGACATGACCTTTTATATCATTTATcaagtaataatttttttcatttcctGACGTATGATGAATGAGTTCGGACGGCTTCGAGTTATCGACAAATTCATTATAGTTTGTCTCATGATCAATCTACTTGCATTGGCTGTTTGTACAATAGGATAGAACAAGCCTATTTGACAGTCATTGCAATCGGTAAATTAGATCACCGCAGCCTACAATGTGATAAGGACATTTAGTACTCAGATGCTGTCGCTTCAAAATATTCCCTTCATCAATGGTGAATTCGTGACGGAAGATAATGAGCGTATGGTACTTCTCAGTAGGTAATACTGAGATGATGGCTTCTTCAGTGTTGAATGCAGATGAATACATACTTGTGATGTGGTTTTCTCTGTAATGCAATGCATACTTCACAGTTGTTTCTCCTCCATGGAAACATGCAGACCTTCATCATCTACTGGAATCATGAGATGCAACTTCAACCCTTTGGAGACTCAAATATGTTCTTCCGGCAAAGGAGAACAGTGATGGTGTAATCAACCACTCCTATGCCCAAATCTATACCCATTTCCCCCACCAATTTGTGTATGGATTAGATTCAGATCAATTATACCGTGTGAAACCTAAACCAAATTTCTCCGTCTCTTTCTTAGTTTGGCTCTTTTTCCACCATATTAAACAAGCTTGTTCTAACACAAACAAACAGCAACTTCTTTGTCCCTCTTCTTTTTCAGTGATACCTAATGTCAATCATATTGAGTACCATTAGGTTGGATGGCAGATCCAGAATGGACCAGTTCATACTAACGCAACACAAGAAACAGATCATAATAGCATCAGTTGTTACCTGGTTATTGATTTGTACTCCTGTAGATCAATGGAGGAGCCATCATTCACTACTGTCCCCGGCAAGCATCTTCCCGGTGGCAACAGCAGCGTACCATCGAGTTGTCTAACGCAACACAGGAAACAGATCATAATAGCATCAGTTGTTACCTGGTTATTGATTTGTACTCCTGTAGATCAATGGAGGAGCCATCATTCACTACTGTCCCCGGCAAGCATCTTCCCGGTGGCAACAGCAGCGTACCATCGAGTTGTCACCGTCAGTGTCACTTCCCCCTTGTTTGTTTGTGTGCTGAGATTCGAACATCTTGGACTGCACATGTTCACTAGATCAGTAGCAATAATGTGGCATCCAGCTCTTTTTTCATGTGAAAACAAAAGGAGATTAACCCACAAGAGGAGAAAGAGACAGGTTTTTGTTACCTGGGTTTGGCCCAACTACCAGTGAAATGAAACATAAGCAGGCTAATGCAACTTCAACTAAGATCACAAGAATATAACAGGTTCGACAGTTCAACATATTAAGAAATATTGCTACAATAAATCAAATGCAGAACTACACTAAGCTACTCTACTACTGAGTGGAAATGGGATCTCTTCGGCACAACTCCAAGTTCAAATTAGCTAGTGATTAAACAGTCAGCGATATTTCCGTTACAAGATGATCTACCTAATTAACATGAGTTCTGCAAACAATAATGTCGAGCATCACGAGCTTACATACAAGGACACTTTGCATGAAGACCTGTTTGCAAACAGTTGGTGAGTAACATGATTCGGTCAAGAAACAGAATTCGGAGATGAGGCACCCATTCCATGACCACTATTCTGGGGAAATAACAAATGAGTTGCCTCTATCGAGCTCACTTTAGTGATTTTAGTACACATATGGCAGTATCCTCCATGGAACTAGCTGGCAGTATTCTGCCCAGATTTCCTTGTACTTCTGCGAACACCTTGCTTCATCTCGTCTCTCCCTCCAAATAAGTAGAATAAGGAGGTATGTAGGATAAAAGTATGGAATGGCAGAGCTGCAAAGAGGGCGAGAGATCAAACATCAGTGTTTACACCCACTAATTAACAATAAACAGATGGTGAATAGGCATCACCTTATTCCGCACGGCAAGCTGAATGAAAGTGCTAGCAGTAAGTCACCAAGGTAATTGCAGTGTCTTGCAATACCCCTGAAACAATGGAGATGATTCACATATGAGTTCTATAAACAGGAACTTTCACAGGGTCATTTTAGATGGGGAAGCAAGATAAAGGATCTAGTACAATCAGTGCCCCTAAAAGACTAAGATCACCATGCATGATAGTTGAATACAAGGAAAGCAAATATGCTCACTACGTAAAAAGGAACATCATTGATGGACTTCTTATGAACAATTAGGGTATCCAAATCCAACAAAGGCCTGTTGTTGTTAATTTTGGTTAGTAAAGAAATTATGGAAACTGGATTCTGCTTTTGATCATGCAACTAAATGCATACCTGTTGCAGTAAACTAACTAATTTTCTTTACAAACAGACCAGTAGTAGAATAAAGTAACTGACCACATTATTTATGCAATGAACTAGCTTAGCAGTCTGATGCCAAGAACATAAATCCACTGACGTACTTTTCCAGATCTTAGTTGATCTCAATAAGATACCTCAAAATTTTGAAAACACCAGTGGAAATTGTTTTTTAGTTTACAACTTCAAAATGAAACTCCGCAAAATTTCTGAATTCCTTAGATGACACCCcgagaaatattaatctcatagtGGAGTTCCATAGGAAGTTATTTGAGAGATAGTATGTAATGTACCAAAATGCTACACTTGTTTCATTTACTGGtttaaaaattcaaatgaattaaaacatatatagctaatataaaagaaaataggTCCACAGGTACTAATAACAAATTCAGTGTGATACAAGTTCAGCAACATTACCAGTAACCAGAGGCAAGCAGCTTTCCTCCAATAACTTTTGGAGCTTTACCCCATATGGGAGCTTTAGGATCCTTCTTAAATATATGCTTTTGCTTGTTAGCTCCTCTAAATACTCGATAACTGCAGAATTCAGCAGGATGTTTCAACAAACTTGAGGATCATTCAGATCTTATAGGCAGCATATCTAAGGTATGATTTTACTGAAAATTGTTTAAAATTACACAAACAAAAATGTCATACCCAACAAGGAAAACCAAGCAATTGGCAACAGCAGCAACTTTCATTAGCTCAACTTTGTTTTTCAAAAGCCACCATCCCTGAAAAGGTTCGGTGAACAAAGGCACTATCAGAGAATTGCATGTATATTAATGTACAAGTAAACTCGATTCATTCACTGGTGAGACTATTAGAACAgagtctttcatcagcatctttaAGGGGCAATAGCATCACAAGGTAAATTATTAGAAAAGACTGATCAAGCAGCTTagttttattaaatcatcaaagtCTAGGATAAGCCATATGTGATGCAGCTGATTTTGGTGTCTATTcctaattaattcaaattttaatttatacCAAGCCCTTTACGAATTACTCGAATCTGATTATCTGAGCAGACCAATTCTGCCATTCTGGTTTGATCCCGCTCCAAAATTTAAGTGCAGCTGATGATTTCTTTCCTACTCAACCTTggtgaataaaaaattataacagAGCTGAGATCTAACATGCCTGGATACTGAAAGTGAAAGGAATGAAGACTAGATCTCCAAATACCAGCATAAAGCCCAACTTTTCAGCTATAATATCCCACCTATAAAGTGAAAAATagaacaaaaataagaaatttgATACAATGATTCAAATATCATTATGAAGAAGCCAAGAAGACAATTATCATCTGAAAGAATGAAAGCCAAATATGACAAGGTTTCAGAACATTAGTGAATAGTGAGCACTCCAAATCATCAAATTAGAATCCAATATGGGGCCACACATCCCTATCCTTTGCAATCTTCATGAGAATGAGAAAAACTTAGCCTACAGCATGGAATTTAAAGATTAACAAGCACAAACATGTTGCATTATTTTAAACTTTTCACCAGCTGTGCTAAATAGAAAGTGgtcattttaaattaataaatcaattaatttCTTTCTTGAAATCATCACAAATAAAAAGGAGCATATTCTCATCCCAAAAAACATTAGGCTATCCAGTGGTAATCCAGTCTATTTGACATTCAAAAGATCAAACTCATAGGTGGTGGCGGGATGCACTGCATGTGCAGGAAAAAAGAGAACAGGAATTATTAGCAAACTTAAACACACAAAATTAACCACATTTTTCTGGGATAATAAAGACTTACGTGGAGGTCATGAATTCCTCATAGAAGAAATAATCTAAAACATATAactacaaaagagaaaagaacATAAATTAGCAATTATAGATGATGCAAACTCCAACATAGAAAATTTTATTTCATGGTACCGTGCAAAATAGCTGGTAAAGAATAACTGAAAGGTTTGCAGTGCCAGCTTCATAGTTCTTTGCCAACAGAGAGAGATTGATTAGCAACCAACCCATCATTCCAGCTCTAACAAAGAAGAATCTGCAAAATGGAATGAggataaatttgttaaagataGAACCATGCCATTAGTTACTATTTTTCCATCTTAAAAAACCGCATTAGCCAATTCATTGCAATATTAGAGTGTCAATAAGTaggaaaatatttttgttttggcTTTAAAAGCTTGAAGGCTTCAATAACAGAAAAAGAGAAGTTCTCAAAAGAAACAACAGCATTTACATGGATCAAAATGGGACTTCAACATTGTCACATATTCGCAAATGGCTATAGACATGTTCAAGTCTTAACTAAGCAATAAACCCAACCCAActtattcttctttttatttggTTAAAACTTGAATCATGCGATGAGACCAAAATAGGCCTGTGACAAGCTTATTTTAGGTCATGTGCAATTGGTGGCATGGTGGCAGTCTGGTTTTATAACTAATTATGTTGAGATAAGGAGAAATAAGTGCGGGCTTTGTCTTTATTCAGATCAATTATCTGATGGCTGGTAGGATAAGATAAAAACAAgtcatattatttgtaatttctgATCTTATTTATTTGAACCAACGACAATTGAAGCATAGTATCTTTTGTCTGCATTGACCAAGACAAAGAATATGAATATCTCTGCCTAGCTTGTCTCGGTGGCCTGGCACCAATTTTTAATCATGCAGTGGGATGGATCACACAACTCAACAGGAACCAAGGTGGtatgcatctgcaagaatatctaACAATGTGCACTTAACATTAAAACTCGCACTCACAGGTGTAGATCTGATGGTATTTGTCAATTAGTGAGCACCTTTAACCACTATAGGTCTATGATAAGCTCCTAAGTGTTCTTACTTGAAGTGTTTGAATCCCACCATTAATGAACCATCACATGCAACCCAATAAACAAGATTCTTATTGCAATTCATAAGAAATGGACACAGAGAAACTGCAGATAATAGTAATCATCATATAACTTGATAAAATGGTTATAATAATCTATTTAATAATTGGGAAAAAGAGTCCAGTAAAACAACGAACAAAAATGCATACTTGAGGTCAATTCCCAAGAAATGAGGATTAAGTTGTACTCCAAACCACCTGTTAGGAACCATGAACATCAAAGGCATCAATAATCAGAAAAGGCATTGTGAAACAACACTATTTCAGcagatcaagaaagagaagtaataACAGTAATGTACAGTGTCATGAAGAACAATGTATCAGCCAATGTCCTCAAAATATTTAACTTCTGAAAGCTTATAACCTTATCAGGCACAGGGATATGCACTTGGGAAAGGTTAAGGGTAAGAATAATGTGCGACACAGGCTAATTCAATCTTAAGTTTAAAGGAACTAGTTATGCATCTCCAGGGAAAAAAGGTGAGCACAAGCACCAAAAGGAATGAGAAGCAATAACTTCCCATATGTCCTTTAAACTACATTTTTTTCCTAAGTGATTAATTATAGCTCACATAGATGATAGCAATTAAATGACACAGCACTACCATGTGAAAACCTTCCAAGTAAGGCTTTCATCTTCCTTGGTAAAACTGGTGTCATAATGGACATGTTGTTACAAGGTGTGCAATATATATTGGTCTGTTCAAAGGTGTCCGTTCTGAGTACACAAAATGTCCAGATCACAGTAGTATGTGACCTTAGTAGCTCCTGTAATTATCTAAGTTTCTGCAAGCTTTCAGCCAAGCTTTTGTTCTTACTAATTTTtagttgagatatctaaaaacagCATGTAGTTATTGTCCTGTCTATGTGCATCAAACATAGCCTGATAtctatataaaagaaaataaaaaaagctcAATTGCATAAGAGTGCCACTCTCTTCAAAGCAAAATTGACCGAGGAACAATTTGTAAAATTCAATGAATATATTAGCTTTTCAGAGCAAAAATAGACACGAGTAAATAGTGAAATGACTAGATAACACATGAGAAATGGTGTTACGGTACCAGTCATGAATAAAGTCTCCTGTGACGTGAGGTTTTAAAGAAGAGCTCTGGCTACGTGACTTAAGGCCAGCAGCATATAGTACCAAGGAAACctgaaaagaagataaaaaacagaCATTATAAGCAGGTGCATGGATAATAAGAACCATATACAATTTGAATAAAGATACATATAACAATGAGCAAtcatcttttgctttcagttttgaAAATGATGTCTTGCACATCAATAATGATATCATTTTCAGCTTTCTACAGTTTGAGTTCAAGAAATTGGATCCTTGTTGGGCTTTCTCCAGATAAATACAATAATAGGAAAAGAACTCCATAGAATCGCACAGAAGTATGTCTTTTCTGCATTCTGAATGTTCCTTAAATTGTAACCTAAACAATGGCAGTAAGATTGTTAGGTATTCCTAATATGTATTCATTTTCTGTGCCATAATTTACATACCAGTTCGGAAAGATGGAAGATCTTAAGTGCCTAGGAAATATGCTTCATAGCCTCCTGCTATGAGATTAACAAGCATCAAAACTATCTAAAGATATGAATCTACTTCAAGCTTATAATAGTCTACTCTTCCTAGTGGAGTGAACTGAATTTGCCCATAAGCTAAATGGATTGCATGTGAACTGAATTAATACAAATGGTTGTACAACCTAAAGCAGCACCACCAAGCATCATTCAGAAGATACAGACTCCAATATATGTTAGATGAATCAAAAAGTCTCTcgaattaaatataaataaagaatATTTTAGCAACAAAAGAGATAATTTATAGAATAATGCACCTAGTTTGTCCACAAACTTTTAAAAGAAACTGAATTTGAGTTTCACAAATGTCTAGAAAGAACTTTAGACTTGCTACAACAGAAACAAGCATCAAACTCATATTACACGCTTGGATATAAAAGCATAACAATCTTTCTACAATATGCACCCCGACCATTGAATTTACTCCTAACAAAAAGACTGTCGAAAAACCAAAGGAAACCAACAAACGTGTGATGACACATCTGCCAGAATATATGATCCTGCCACAAAAACATATCACCTTGCATACAAGAACAGATCTGACTAGAGGTGGTTAGAGTTAGACAACCACCATCCAAACAAATCCTGACTGCTGTTTACATACTTGCATATGAAGGAATCTGATATTGAGAAAGATGAAACCACACATGTATGTGTTGCACCCCCAGTAATGTAAGAATCAATATACAAGCTTAGTTTTCAGTATAACTAATAAATGCATAAGAATAATACATATGCTAGAAAGAAAGACATGACAGAAAATTGATGAGAGTTGTGCAAATACTGACAATTAATGATCATCAGAGTGTCAATGTCAAGTACCCAAACCAATAAGTTCTAAAGTACAACAAACATTCCTATGAAAATGAACTTACAAAGAGGCTGAATATAAAAGTTGCTGATAGCAACTCAAGTCCTTTGTCTGCTATGACCTACAAACATATATGAAAAATTGGATCAATATTTTCACTAATTATGCATTAtgcaatataaattaataaattacaACAGCATTATAAGAGCACTAAAATGTTGACTATTAGATGCTTGCAAATTGATATTTTTACAGTATCTAAAATTGAAGATTACTGACAATTATatgatcaatatttataatatggCATTGTCTCTAAGGAACACAGAGATGATACATGTTgtaaaaattatctaaaaataaaataaatatgataGGCTACAAGTTTTTCTTAATTGTACTTCAAAGAATTTGATATAATTGGACTTTGCTTGGAAACAAGTTAATTGGCCAAAATACTACAAACATAGATAACCAGTGTCATGGAGAACTAACCCATCACAAGGCAGTTTAGGTGATCAGCTATAACAAATGAAAAATTCACTCAGCACAAAATAAATCATAATGTAATAGAAAAAATGACATGATGAGAAAAAGCTGTTAGCAAAAAAAAATGACAAgtccatctctgctcctgaacataaACCAAATGAACAAATTTTTGGAAGTCAAAAGAAAGGCTGTGGTTCATAAATGGTGGAATGCTTAGAAACAATAAGCATGAATATCTAAAACAAGGAGGGTCAGAAAAAAGCAGAACCAGAAAATTTATCAACAGACTAAGATTGTATTTACAATTAGTTCATCCATGTAACTTACACTTACCAGACATGGAAGCCAAAATTTCACCACAGTGTGATTCCATGACAAAATTTGGGATGAACCTCAGCTGAAAGGTCAGTTTTACCCAAACAAAGGTGATATTTTCACATTCCATCCTATTCCTTTGCTAGAATTTTTTATTTGTATCAGAAGAAATTGGAGTTCAAAACTGACAAAGTCAACTAACGACAAAGAACTCCAAGCTACTTTAACAAATCAATTGCTTCTTCTGGCAAAAGTAGGCAATTGACTACTAGGAAGCACTGAACTAAGTATtcaattattaaatatattgatAAAATAGATGTTATATTTTCTGTTTGTCTATAAAATATTTCCAGAATTTAATAATATACTTGCAGATCAAAGCATGTGTAAGCTTGGACTTCCTTCTAACTTATAAGAATGTCCCAAAAAAATCTGATAATAAACAAATAGTATTTGTGCCGATACAATTCACAAGGAGCTAAAAGCAAGAGAGTTGAGAAATGCCCTGACAAAAATAAGCAGAAAAACAAGATCATCCATGTTTATATAAGTTGTACGTGATTGAGCATGTAAACCATTGTGTGTATAAGAGTATAGATAAATACAGTTAAAAAATGCATACCACGGCAGACATCAACTTCATGTAAATACCAATCTCTAGAAGTGCCACTAACAGCAAAAGTGATGCCAAACCTGAAAGGGAAGAAagagcaaggaaaaaaaaaatctcagaaCCATTGTCACAATGTTGAAAAATGGTACATTGCAAGATATATAAACATAAGGAAAAGAATCAATAAAGCATAGAAGACATGAATGGTCCAGATATTTCAATTCCTACAT of Musa acuminata AAA Group cultivar baxijiao chromosome BXJ2-3, Cavendish_Baxijiao_AAA, whole genome shotgun sequence contains these proteins:
- the LOC135608092 gene encoding delta(14)-sterol reductase-like, which translates into the protein MEVEAILAGLIPSWSSVVLLSCYLGYLAVAGSVLPGKIVPGALLSDGSRLHYRCNGLASLLLLVALLEIGIYMKLMSAVVIADKGLELLSATFIFSLFVSLVLYAAGLKSRSQSSSLKPHVTGDFIHDWWFGVQLNPHFLGIDLKFFFVRAGMMGWLLINLSLLAKNYEAGTANLSVILYQLFCTLYVLDYFFYEEFMTSTWDIIAEKLGFMLVFGDLVFIPFTFSIQGWWLLKNKVELMKVAAVANCLVFLVGYRVFRGANKQKHIFKKDPKAPIWGKAPKVIGGKLLASGYWGIARHCNYLGDLLLALSFSLPCGISSAIPYFYPTYLLILLIWRERRDEARCSQKYKEIWAEYCQLVPWRILPYVY